One stretch of Pseudobdellovibrionaceae bacterium DNA includes these proteins:
- the fsa gene encoding fructose-6-phosphate aldolase — protein sequence MQFYIDTADISEVKEALSRGWIEGVTTNPSLIAKSGRDIKEVVKDLLDLSPGWISVEVLATQAEEMIKEGTAWAELGEAIVVKVPMTEEGMKAVRHFSAVGIKTNVTLVFSPLQALMAARAGATLVSPFVGRLDDIGHTGMELVEQIIQIYDNYDLETQVLVASVRNNQHILEAALLGAEVCTVPFKVLKQMLVHPLTDQGLDIFLKDAQVANGKR from the coding sequence ATGCAATTTTATATTGATACAGCAGATATTAGTGAAGTAAAAGAGGCCTTGTCTAGAGGTTGGATTGAGGGAGTTACCACCAACCCTAGTTTAATTGCAAAATCTGGCCGCGACATTAAAGAAGTGGTTAAAGATTTATTAGACCTAAGTCCAGGCTGGATTTCTGTGGAAGTTTTAGCCACTCAAGCAGAAGAAATGATTAAAGAAGGTACTGCATGGGCCGAATTAGGAGAGGCAATAGTCGTGAAAGTTCCCATGACCGAAGAGGGAATGAAGGCGGTTCGCCACTTTTCTGCCGTGGGAATTAAAACCAATGTGACCTTAGTGTTTTCTCCATTGCAGGCGTTAATGGCAGCTAGGGCGGGGGCCACTTTAGTTTCTCCTTTTGTGGGAAGGCTAGACGATATTGGCCATACTGGCATGGAGTTAGTAGAACAAATTATACAAATTTATGATAATTATGATTTAGAAACACAGGTGTTAGTGGCCAGCGTTCGCAACAATCAACACATTTTAGAAGCAGCACTTTTAGGTGCCGAGGTGTGCACGGTACCGTTTAAAGTATTAAAACAGATGTTAGTGCACCCACTTACAGACCAAGGGCTAGATATCTTTTTAAAAGATGCGCAAGTAGCCAATGGGAAACGATAA
- the dapA gene encoding 4-hydroxy-tetrahydrodipicolinate synthase, whose amino-acid sequence MQKYSGIITALVTPFYKGEVDYPSLKKLIQLQLDSKVQGFVVNGTTGESPCLFPEEVKNIFSFVSGEASTQANVILGTGSNSTYVADQKIKQAVSWGVKTALVVCPYYNKPSQAGLVQHFQYLAQQNKSINILLYNVPSRTGVSLDIQSLKTLSAEPNIIGIKEASGNIDFAKQIVKQKLFSSILSGDDLSFNDFMKVGGNGLVGVATHILGKEFNAVFKNTAERKNWETYLPLLKALYAETNPMGIKKALALLGIIKSAELRLPMVEGSGQDIAKELKKLGYL is encoded by the coding sequence ATGCAAAAATATTCTGGAATTATTACCGCCTTGGTTACTCCTTTTTATAAAGGGGAGGTAGACTATCCATCTTTAAAAAAACTAATACAATTGCAATTGGATTCTAAAGTTCAAGGCTTTGTAGTTAATGGAACCACGGGAGAGAGCCCTTGTCTTTTTCCTGAAGAAGTAAAGAATATTTTTTCTTTTGTAAGCGGCGAAGCTTCCACGCAGGCCAATGTAATTTTAGGCACAGGAAGTAATTCTACTTATGTGGCGGATCAAAAAATAAAACAAGCAGTGTCTTGGGGAGTGAAAACGGCATTGGTGGTTTGCCCGTATTACAACAAACCCTCTCAAGCAGGGCTAGTACAACACTTTCAATATTTAGCACAACAAAACAAAAGCATAAATATTTTATTATACAATGTACCTTCTCGAACAGGCGTAAGTTTAGATATACAGAGTTTAAAAACATTATCTGCCGAGCCTAATATTATAGGCATTAAAGAAGCTTCGGGAAATATAGATTTTGCAAAACAAATTGTAAAACAAAAACTATTTTCTAGCATACTCAGCGGTGATGATTTATCTTTTAACGACTTTATGAAAGTCGGCGGCAATGGATTAGTGGGGGTAGCCACACACATTTTGGGAAAAGAGTTTAATGCCGTTTTTAAAAACACAGCAGAAAGAAAAAATTGGGAAACTTATTTACCCTTACTTAAAGCTTTGTATGCAGAAACCAACCCCATGGGAATAAAAAAAGCATTAGCTTTGTTAGGAATTATTAAAAGTGCCGAGCTAAGGTTGCCCATGGTAGAAGGAAGCGGGCAAGACATTGCCAAAGAGCTAAAAAAACTAGGTTACTTATAG